The genomic DNA CGGGGTGACTACGCGTGCCCAGAGCGACTTTGTCGTGGCATCCACTCCCGCAGGTCCCGTCTCCGAACGGGTGGGCGTGAGCCGGGCACCAGGATGTCCGACCGTCCGGTCGGCATGACAACCTCAACGGCGCGTCCCGCGCCAGAATCAGGAGACGACCATGGCTGTGGTCACCATCCGCCAGCTGCTCGACAGCGGCGTGCACTTCGGACACCAGACCCGTCGGTGGAACCCGAAGGTGAAGCGCTTCATCCTCACGGAGCGCAGCGGCATCCACATCATCGACCTCCAGCAGTCGCTCGGCTACATCGACAAGGCGTACGACTTCGTCAAGGAGACCGTGGCGCACGGCGGCACGATCCTCTTCGTCGGCACCAAGAAGCAGGCGCAGGAGATCCTCGCGGAGCAGGCCACGCGCGTCGGCCAGCCCTACGTGAACCAGCGCTGGCTCGGCGGCCTCCTCACCAACTTCTCCACCATCGCGAAGCGTCTCGCCCGCATGAAGGAGCTCGAGGAGCTCGACTACGAGAACCCCTCCGCCTCCGGCTTTACGAAGAAGGAGCTGCTGCTCAAGAAGCGCGAGCTGGACAAGCTGCACAAGTCGCTGGGCGGTATCCGCAACCTCACCAAGACGCCGTCCGCCCTCTGGGTCGTCGACGCCAAGCGTGAGCACCTCGCCATCGACGAGGCCAAGAAGCTCGGCATCCCGGTGATCGGCATCCTCGACACCAACGCCGACCCGGACGACTTCCAGTACCCGATCCCCGGCAACGACGACGCCATCCGTTCGGTGTCGCTGCTGACGCGCATCATCGCCGACGCCGCCGCCGAGGGCCTGCAGCAGAAGCACAACCCGGAGTCGGGCGACGCCGAGCCGCTGGCCGAGTGGGAGAAGGAGCTTCTCGAGGCTCCCGTGCAGGAGTCCGCTGACGCCGCCGAGGTCGTGACCGCGGATGACGAGGCCGCCGTCGTCGAGACCCCGGCCGCCGACGCCACCGCCGCCGACGAGGCCGGTGCCCAGGCGCACGACGAGGCGATCGCCGCCGCTTCCGGTGAGGAGACCGCCGAGGTCGCCGCCGCCGAGGCCGCTGACGCCAAGTAATCTCTCGTACACCCACACAACGAAGCAAGGAGCCACCACACATGGCCAACTTCACCATCGCCGACCTCAAGGCGCTGCGTGAGCAGCTCGGCACGGGAATGGTCGACACCAAGAAGGCGCTCGAGGAGGCTGACGGCGACGTCGAGAAGGCCACCGAGATCCTGCGTCTGAAGGGTGCCAAGGGCAACGCCAAGCGCGCCGACCGTTCGACCAGCGAGGGCCTCGTCGTCGCTCGCGAGCAGGACGGCGCCGTGACGCTCGTCGAGCTCGCCTGTGAGACCGACTTCGTCGCGAAGAACGAGCGCTTCATCGCGCTGGCCGACAAGGTCGCCGACGCCGTCGCCGCCGTGAAGGCCGACTCGGTCGAGGCCGCCCTGGCCGCTCCGGCGGGCGACAAGACCGTCGAGCAGCTCATCTCGGAAGAGGCCGCCATCATCGGCGAGAAGGTCGAGCTCCGTCGCGTGCGCACCGTCACCGGTGACAGCGTCGAGGTCTACCTGCACCGCACGAGCAAGGACCTGCCGCCGCAGATCGGGGTCGTCGTCGCCTACACGGGTGACGACGCCGCGACCGCGCGCAGCATCGCCCAGCACATCTCGTTCGCCAACCCGTCGTACCTGTCCCGCGAGGACGTTCCGGCGGACGCGGTCGAGAAGGAGCGCGAGATCGTCACCGAGATCTCCCGCAACGAGGGCAAGCCCGAGGCCGCCCTGCCGAAGATCGTCGAGGGCCGTGTCGCCGCGTTCATCAAGCAGGTCGCCCTGCTCGAGCAGGACTACGCGAAGGACAACAAGCTCTCCGTCGCCCAGGTGGCGAAGGACGCCGGTATCACCGTGACGGACTTCGCGCGCTTCAAGGTCGGCGCGTAGCACTGTCGAAGGGGTTCGGATCACTCGATCCGAACCCCTTCTTCATGCCCACCAGGCACTATCTTGAATCGGGACGAGAGGACATCCCCCATGACTGAACGCACCGGACGCCGCCGCGTCCTCCTGAAGCTCTCCGGAGAGGCGTTCGGCGCCGGTCAGCTCGGCGTGAACCCTGACGTGGTCAGCCAGATGGCGCGCGAGATCGCCGCCGCGGTCGACCGCGTTGAGGTGGCCGTCGTCGTCGGCGGGGGCAACTTCTTCCGCGGCGCGGAGCTCAGCCAGCGGGGAATGGACCGCGGACGAGCGGACTACATGGGCATGCTCGGTACCGTCATGAACGCGCTCGCGCTGCAGGACTTCCTGGAGCAGGCGGGCGCCGCCACCCGCGTGCAGTCCGCGATCTCGATGACCCAGGTCGCCGAGCCCTACATCCCGCGTCGCGCAGAGCGCCACATGGAGAAGGGCCGCGTCGTGATCTTCGGCGCCGGCGCAGGCCTGCCGTACTTCTCCACCGACACCGTGGCCGCACAGCGCGCCCTGGAGATCGGCGCGCAGGAGGTGCTCGTCGCCAAGAACGGCGTCGACGCCATCTACACCGCCGACCCGAACAAGCACGCCGACGCGGAGCGCATCGAGCGCGTGACCTACCGCGACGCGCTGCAGCAGGGACTCAAGGTCGTCGACTCCACGGCGTTCAGCCTGTGCATGGACAACAACATGGACATGCGCGTCTTCGGGATGGAGCCGGCGGGCAACGTGACCCGCGCGCTCCTGGGCGAGCCCATCGGCACGCTCGTCACGGCCTGAGCGCCTGCACGGGACGGGAGCCCGCTCCCGATAGAATTTCCAGAACACCCCGACGATAGGAGCCACCGTGATCGCGGACGTCCTCGCTGAAACCACCACCCGCATGTCCCGGGCCGTCGAGGCTGCCAAGGAGGACTTCTCCACGGTGCGCACGGGTCGTGCGAACCCCCAGCTCTTCCAGAAGGTGCTGGTCGACTACTACGGCACGCCGACGCCGCTGGCGCAGCTCGCCTCGCTCGCCAACCAGGAAGCGCGCACGCTCATCATCACGCCGTACGACAAGTCGGCGCTCAAGGCGATCGAGCAGGCGATCCGCGACATGCCGAACCTCGGGGCGAACCCCACGAACGACGGCAACCTCGTACGGGTCACGATGCCCGAGCTCACCGCCGAGCGGCGCAAGGAGTACGTGAAGCTCGTGAAGTCGAAGGCCGAGGACGCCAAGGTCCACGTCCGCGGCATCCGCCGGAAGGCGAAGGACGAGCTCGACGCTCTGAAGAGCGAGCTCGGCGAGGACGAGATCGCCCGCGGCGAGAAGGAGCTGGACGCGCTGACCCGTCAGCACGTCGACCTCATCGACGACGCGCTCAAGCGCAAAGAGGCCGAACTCCTCGAGGTGTAGCTCGTATGTCCGATGAATCGCGCGGCGCCGAGGAGGGCACTCCGGTGACCCGCCGGGAGGCACAGCCGGACCGGGTCTCCGATGGGGGTGCCCCGCTCGGCGATGCGTCGTTCCCGGGATTCGACGCCGGGAGCGTGCCGCCGCGTCCACCTCTCCCCGTCACGCCTCCCGCTCCTTCCGTCACGGCGGAGCGGCTGGACACCGCGGATCACAACGCGATCCGCGAGCAGTGGCGCCAGGCGCGGGATGAGTTCGGGACGCACGTGTCGCACGCCCGCGACCAGCTCGATCAGGCCAACGAACGCATCAAACAGCGCACCGGCCGCGACCTCGTGCTCGCGATCGTGATCGGGCTCGCTTTCGGCGCCGCCCTCCTCGGATCGCTGCTGTTCATCAAGGCGCTGTTCGTCCCGTTCGCGCTGGCCGCCGCCCTCCTCGGCGTCTACGAGCTGTCCCGGGCGCTGCGGGCGGCCGGGCGCCGCGTGGATGTGATCCCGCAGCTGGTCGCGGCCACCTTCCTGGTGCTGTCCGCGTACTTCGCCGAGCCGTGGCTGAGCTGGGTCATGCTGTTCGTCGCCGTGGCCTTCGTCATCGTGTGGCGGCTGCTCGCCCAGATGGTCGCGAAGGACGGTCGCACCTACGGTGACGTGCTCACCGACGCCGTGATCGGCGGTTTCATCCAGGTGTACGTGCCGTTCCTCGCCGGCGTGGCCCTCATCCTGCTCGAGCAGGAGGGCGGCCAGTGGTGGGTGCTGAGCTTCATCGCGATCGCGGTGGCGGCCGACACCGGGGCGTACGCCGCGGGTCTGGCGTTCGGCCGGCATCCGATGGCGCCCCGGATCAGCCCGAAGAAGACCTGGGAGGGCTTCGGCGGCGCCGTGGTCGCCTCCTTGGCGGCGGGCGTGCTCCTGGCCCTGTTCCTCCTCGATCTGCCCTGGTGGGGCGGCGTGATCTTCGGGGCGGCGATCCTGCTGTCCGCGACGCTCGGCGACCTCGGCGAGTCCATGCTGAAGCGCGACCTGGGCATCAAGGACATGAGCTCCTGGCTCCCCGGCCACGGCGGTCTCCTGGATCGCCTGGACAGCATCCTGCTGTCGACCATCCCCGCCCTGTGCCTGTACTTCCTCCTCTCTCCCTGGTTGGTGCTCTGATGAACGACAGCGGTGCTGTGATCAACGACGACGGGGTCGACACCTCTGCGCGCAGCATGGCGAAGCCTGCGTTCGCGCTCACGAGCGGTCGCACCAAGGGCTACCACCGTGCGGCCGTCGACACCTTCCTCGCCTCGGCGCGTCAGGCGTTCGAGGGCGGAGGAGACGATCTC from Microbacterium paraoxydans includes the following:
- the rpsB gene encoding 30S ribosomal protein S2 encodes the protein MAVVTIRQLLDSGVHFGHQTRRWNPKVKRFILTERSGIHIIDLQQSLGYIDKAYDFVKETVAHGGTILFVGTKKQAQEILAEQATRVGQPYVNQRWLGGLLTNFSTIAKRLARMKELEELDYENPSASGFTKKELLLKKRELDKLHKSLGGIRNLTKTPSALWVVDAKREHLAIDEAKKLGIPVIGILDTNADPDDFQYPIPGNDDAIRSVSLLTRIIADAAAEGLQQKHNPESGDAEPLAEWEKELLEAPVQESADAAEVVTADDEAAVVETPAADATAADEAGAQAHDEAIAAASGEETAEVAAAEAADAK
- the tsf gene encoding translation elongation factor Ts; the protein is MANFTIADLKALREQLGTGMVDTKKALEEADGDVEKATEILRLKGAKGNAKRADRSTSEGLVVAREQDGAVTLVELACETDFVAKNERFIALADKVADAVAAVKADSVEAALAAPAGDKTVEQLISEEAAIIGEKVELRRVRTVTGDSVEVYLHRTSKDLPPQIGVVVAYTGDDAATARSIAQHISFANPSYLSREDVPADAVEKEREIVTEISRNEGKPEAALPKIVEGRVAAFIKQVALLEQDYAKDNKLSVAQVAKDAGITVTDFARFKVGA
- the pyrH gene encoding UMP kinase, coding for MTERTGRRRVLLKLSGEAFGAGQLGVNPDVVSQMAREIAAAVDRVEVAVVVGGGNFFRGAELSQRGMDRGRADYMGMLGTVMNALALQDFLEQAGAATRVQSAISMTQVAEPYIPRRAERHMEKGRVVIFGAGAGLPYFSTDTVAAQRALEIGAQEVLVAKNGVDAIYTADPNKHADAERIERVTYRDALQQGLKVVDSTAFSLCMDNNMDMRVFGMEPAGNVTRALLGEPIGTLVTA
- the frr gene encoding ribosome recycling factor produces the protein MIADVLAETTTRMSRAVEAAKEDFSTVRTGRANPQLFQKVLVDYYGTPTPLAQLASLANQEARTLIITPYDKSALKAIEQAIRDMPNLGANPTNDGNLVRVTMPELTAERRKEYVKLVKSKAEDAKVHVRGIRRKAKDELDALKSELGEDEIARGEKELDALTRQHVDLIDDALKRKEAELLEV
- a CDS encoding phosphatidate cytidylyltransferase, yielding MSDESRGAEEGTPVTRREAQPDRVSDGGAPLGDASFPGFDAGSVPPRPPLPVTPPAPSVTAERLDTADHNAIREQWRQARDEFGTHVSHARDQLDQANERIKQRTGRDLVLAIVIGLAFGAALLGSLLFIKALFVPFALAAALLGVYELSRALRAAGRRVDVIPQLVAATFLVLSAYFAEPWLSWVMLFVAVAFVIVWRLLAQMVAKDGRTYGDVLTDAVIGGFIQVYVPFLAGVALILLEQEGGQWWVLSFIAIAVAADTGAYAAGLAFGRHPMAPRISPKKTWEGFGGAVVASLAAGVLLALFLLDLPWWGGVIFGAAILLSATLGDLGESMLKRDLGIKDMSSWLPGHGGLLDRLDSILLSTIPALCLYFLLSPWLVL